The following are encoded together in the Oscillospiraceae bacterium genome:
- a CDS encoding methionyl-tRNA formyltransferase, which produces MALITKRHFSHIDKERNTIHESVDATYCTFTKGENKYFQIDTYGSENRQLKDKISQSIQLDRDMAIELVELLQREFDLRLR; this is translated from the coding sequence ATGGCACTTATTACAAAAAGACATTTTAGTCACATTGATAAAGAAAGAAACACTATACACGAATCAGTAGATGCGACCTACTGCACATTCACAAAAGGAGAAAATAAATATTTTCAAATAGACACTTATGGTTCTGAAAACAGACAATTAAAAGATAAAATAAGTCAGTCAATTCAGCTTGATAGGGATATGGCAATTGAATTAGTAGAGTTGTTGCAAAGGGAATTTGATTTAAGATTAAGATAA